A region from the Vicia villosa cultivar HV-30 ecotype Madison, WI linkage group LG3, Vvil1.0, whole genome shotgun sequence genome encodes:
- the LOC131657496 gene encoding uncharacterized protein LOC131657496 — MNFACREHVLDWVQNEASKLGFGIVIARSNNGTSRRKAFVMLNCKRGGKYVPTTRLLKHDDTGLRKRVCAFKLRVTRRIDDLWLFSVICGLHNHALESKLHGHPNACRLSREENDAISELSIIKVAPRNILADLKQKKKR, encoded by the coding sequence ATGAATTTCGCTTGTCGTGAACATGTGCTAGATTGGGTCCAAaatgaagctagtaaacttggattcgGCATTGTGATAGCAAGGTCCAACAATGGCACTAGTAGGAGGAAAGCTTTTGTTATGTTGAATTGTAAGAGGGGTGGGAAGTATGTACCAACAACCCGGTTGTTAAAACATGATGACACGGGATTGAGAAAGCGTGTATGTGCGTTTAAGTTGCGCGTAACCCGTAGGATTGATGATTTATGGCTTTTTAGCGTCATTTGTGGACTTCATAATCACGCATTGGAATCTAAGCTACACGGACATCCAAATGCGTGTCGGTTGTCTCGCGAAGAGAATGATGCTATTTCGGAATTATCGATAATCAAAGTTGCTCCGAGAAACATACTTGCTGAtttgaagcaaaaaaaaaaaagatag